One region of Ahniella affigens genomic DNA includes:
- a CDS encoding pseudouridine synthase, whose protein sequence is MNTEKPRMTLSLKKEKPAGPIIEERIQKVLAQAGLGSRRTIEERVAAGEIRINGNNAAIGNSVKTGDRVEIDGKAFMATVTPVDDIHLLLYHKPEGEISTTEDPEGRRTVYERMPRLKNTRWISIGRLDMNTTGLLLMTTDGELANAMMHPSRELEREYVCRVHGQVTEAMLDKLRQGVELEDGLAKFDELHVINLGDSHSWFRVIIKEGRNREVRRMWEAVGVEVSRLKRIRYGKIELPRELRRGHFRAMSLDDVRALREELGLQPIPESLTLQPVIGVRRASKVLNEYRPEGKSESYSAGRADEARELRAFDRVDELKRPGKRPVGKKKPFSKNKRGPGQPVDPNSFRSFGDRDGNRMPGNRKPGGKGPGKGPGKGPGAGPGAGPKGPGRGGPAGSKGPRKPREFVGPMDSNQFAERRPPRGGNGNGNRGPGGPGGPRGPRGPRGPMGM, encoded by the coding sequence ATGAATACTGAAAAACCTCGCATGACCCTGTCGTTGAAGAAAGAGAAGCCGGCAGGGCCGATCATCGAAGAACGCATCCAAAAAGTGCTGGCTCAGGCGGGCCTCGGCTCCCGCCGCACCATTGAAGAACGCGTCGCAGCGGGGGAAATCCGCATCAACGGCAACAATGCCGCCATCGGCAACAGCGTCAAGACGGGCGATCGCGTCGAAATCGACGGCAAGGCCTTCATGGCCACGGTCACGCCCGTTGATGACATTCATTTGTTGCTCTATCACAAGCCGGAAGGCGAGATCAGCACGACCGAAGATCCGGAAGGCCGCCGTACCGTGTACGAGCGCATGCCGCGTCTGAAGAACACGCGCTGGATCTCGATCGGTCGTCTGGACATGAACACCACCGGCCTGCTGTTGATGACCACCGATGGTGAATTGGCCAACGCGATGATGCACCCGTCGCGCGAACTGGAACGCGAGTACGTCTGCCGTGTGCATGGGCAGGTGACCGAAGCCATGCTCGACAAGCTCCGCCAAGGCGTTGAGCTCGAAGATGGTCTGGCCAAGTTTGATGAACTGCACGTGATCAATCTCGGCGATAGTCACAGCTGGTTCCGCGTGATCATCAAGGAAGGCCGTAATCGCGAAGTTCGCCGAATGTGGGAAGCCGTGGGCGTTGAAGTCAGTCGCCTGAAGCGCATCCGCTACGGCAAGATCGAACTGCCCCGCGAGCTCCGCCGCGGCCATTTCCGCGCGATGTCGCTTGATGATGTCCGCGCGTTGCGCGAGGAACTTGGCCTCCAACCGATTCCGGAATCGCTGACCTTGCAGCCCGTGATTGGGGTGCGACGCGCGTCGAAGGTATTGAACGAATATCGCCCTGAAGGCAAGAGCGAGAGCTACAGCGCCGGCCGTGCCGATGAAGCCCGGGAACTGCGCGCATTCGATCGCGTTGATGAATTAAAGCGGCCTGGCAAGCGACCGGTTGGCAAGAAGAAGCCGTTCAGCAAGAACAAGCGCGGACCCGGCCAGCCCGTCGATCCGAACAGCTTCCGGAGTTTCGGCGATCGCGATGGCAATCGCATGCCGGGCAATCGCAAGCCTGGCGGCAAGGGTCCAGGTAAGGGTCCGGGCAAGGGTCCGGGCGCAGGTCCGGGCGCAGGTCCGAAGGGACCGGGCAGAGGCGGTCCTGCTGGCAGCAAGGGCCCACGCAAGCCGCGCGAGTTTGTAGGCCCGATGGATTCCAACCAGTTTGCCGAACGCCGACCACCGCGTGGTGGCAATGGCAATGGCAATCGCGGTCCAGGCGGTCCAGGCGGCCCACGCGGCCCGCGTGGTCCGCGCGGCCCGATGGGCATGTAA
- a CDS encoding symmetrical bis(5'-nucleosyl)-tetraphosphatase, with protein sequence MAVYAIGDLQGCYDPLVALLDKIRFDPSQDRLWFCGDLVNRGGQSLETLRLVHSLDQYSVTVLGNHDLSLLSISTRSVGEQDKANPDLRRVLRADDASVLIDWLRHRPLMHVDQELGFAMVHAGLSPRWTIKLAEARAHEVERALRGDQYRNLMKRMFGNKPAAWSKQLTGVERLRAIINVMTRMRFCDVQGRIGFDFKAEPGTQKSGFYPWFEVPGGKKRELPVVCGHWSALGLFQGLGIYSIDTGAVWGGKLTALKLGPEPQVFQVPCDARAQMVKGGE encoded by the coding sequence ATGGCGGTCTATGCGATCGGTGACCTCCAGGGCTGCTACGACCCGCTGGTCGCGCTGCTCGACAAGATCCGCTTTGATCCGAGCCAAGACCGGCTCTGGTTTTGTGGCGATCTCGTCAATCGCGGCGGCCAATCCCTGGAAACGTTGCGGCTCGTGCACTCGCTGGACCAGTATTCGGTCACGGTGCTTGGCAATCACGACTTGAGCCTGCTGTCGATCTCGACGCGCTCGGTGGGCGAGCAGGATAAGGCGAACCCCGACCTTCGGCGGGTCTTGCGCGCGGACGACGCCAGCGTGCTGATCGATTGGCTTCGGCATCGGCCGCTGATGCATGTTGACCAAGAGCTCGGCTTTGCCATGGTGCACGCCGGGTTGTCACCACGCTGGACCATCAAACTGGCCGAAGCGCGCGCGCATGAAGTGGAGCGGGCACTGCGGGGCGATCAGTATCGCAACCTGATGAAGCGGATGTTTGGCAACAAGCCGGCAGCTTGGTCGAAACAGTTGACTGGCGTCGAGCGTCTACGGGCGATCATCAACGTCATGACCCGCATGCGGTTCTGCGATGTGCAAGGCCGGATTGGATTCGATTTCAAGGCCGAACCTGGCACGCAGAAAAGCGGCTTTTATCCGTGGTTCGAAGTCCCCGGCGGCAAGAAGCGCGAGCTACCGGTGGTATGTGGGCATTGGTCGGCACTGGGTTTGTTCCAGGGCCTCGGCATCTACAGCATTGACACCGGTGCGGTGTGGGGCGGCAAGTTAACCGCCTTGAAGCTGGGCCCGGAACCGCAGGTATTTCAAGTGCCTTGTGATGCCCGGGCACAGATGGTGAAAGGCGGCGAGTAA
- the apaG gene encoding Co2+/Mg2+ efflux protein ApaG produces MNSPSPSIQIDVNTRFLPDQSTPEQNRYAFAYTITITNKGRAPAQLVSRHWLITHGNGKIDEVRGPGVVGETPRLMPGEAFEYTSGAILEAPVGTMEGSYQMVTDEGDQFDAPIKRFVLSMPRVLH; encoded by the coding sequence ATGAATTCACCCAGTCCAAGCATCCAAATCGACGTCAATACTCGGTTCCTGCCAGACCAGAGCACGCCCGAGCAGAACCGTTACGCGTTTGCCTACACAATCACGATCACCAACAAGGGCCGCGCGCCAGCACAGCTGGTGTCCCGGCATTGGCTGATCACCCATGGGAACGGCAAGATCGACGAAGTTCGCGGCCCGGGTGTGGTTGGCGAGACGCCACGGCTGATGCCCGGCGAAGCATTCGAGTACACGTCAGGCGCAATTCTCGAAGCACCGGTCGGCACCATGGAGGGCAGCTACCAGATGGTGACTGATGAGGGCGATCAGTTTGATGCGCCGATCAAACGCTTCGTGCTGTCCATGCCAAGAGTGTTGCACTGA
- a CDS encoding MAPEG family protein, whose translation MNAKLIFWPLLIQIWITFCAYVLLARRKSAALRLGQVDLQRRALHEDAWPDAVVQVNNHIRNSFELPTLFYALVLSLYALAAVDRFALALAGIFVVTRLAHAYVHLGRNIVAIRRPLFMAGAITLLAMSGLVVRALLQP comes from the coding sequence ATGAATGCCAAACTGATCTTCTGGCCGCTGCTCATCCAAATCTGGATTACATTCTGCGCCTACGTTCTGCTGGCGCGTCGAAAATCGGCTGCGCTGCGGCTCGGGCAGGTCGATCTCCAGCGGCGGGCCTTGCATGAAGACGCGTGGCCCGATGCCGTGGTGCAAGTCAACAATCACATTCGAAACAGCTTTGAGCTACCGACGCTGTTCTACGCGCTGGTACTCAGCCTGTACGCGCTTGCTGCAGTCGATCGGTTCGCGCTCGCCTTGGCGGGCATCTTTGTGGTGACCCGGCTCGCGCATGCGTATGTGCATCTGGGCCGCAACATCGTAGCGATCCGGCGCCCGCTGTTCATGGCAGGCGCAATCACGCTGCTTGCGATGTCCGGCTTGGTGGTACGCGCACTACTGCAACCGTGA
- a CDS encoding glutamate--cysteine ligase, with amino-acid sequence MSNPTQSSAQPIENKAQLVDYLASGNKPKSAWRIGTEHEKFGFQLDDLRPPTYEGPRGIGVLLNTLAERFGWQKLDDRGNTIALLRDMASVSLEPAGQLELSGAPLETIHQTCCEVDSHLREVRSVADELNVGFLGMGFQPKWTRAEMPWMPKGRYKIMRDYMPKRGNLGLDMMTRTCTVQTNLDFESEADMVQKFRVSLALQPIATALFADSPFTDGKPNGYLSFRSQVWSDTDPDRTGMLGFVFESGFSFERYVDYLLDVPMYFVYRNGQYLDASGLSFRDFMAGKLSILPGEKPLLTDFADHLTTAFPEVRLKKYLEMRGADGGPWNRLCALPAFWVGLLYDQSALDAAWDLVKDFSLEEREALRNGVPKYGLKLPFRHGTVRELALEALKIAGQGLKARARLNSRGVDETMFLEPLIEIALANETPAERKLSLFHGAWQGRVDPVFAEYAY; translated from the coding sequence ATGTCGAATCCAACGCAGTCATCCGCGCAGCCGATCGAAAACAAGGCGCAGTTGGTCGACTATCTCGCCTCGGGCAACAAACCCAAATCAGCGTGGCGGATTGGCACTGAGCACGAGAAATTCGGCTTTCAGCTGGATGATCTGCGCCCACCAACCTACGAAGGTCCGCGTGGCATCGGCGTGTTGCTGAACACCCTGGCCGAGCGCTTTGGTTGGCAGAAACTCGACGATCGCGGCAACACGATTGCGTTGCTGCGCGATATGGCGTCGGTGTCGCTGGAGCCCGCGGGTCAGCTTGAGCTTTCGGGCGCACCACTGGAAACGATCCACCAGACGTGTTGCGAAGTCGATAGTCATCTGCGCGAGGTTCGAAGTGTCGCCGATGAATTGAACGTTGGCTTTCTGGGCATGGGCTTTCAACCCAAATGGACCCGCGCTGAAATGCCCTGGATGCCGAAGGGTCGCTACAAGATCATGCGCGACTATATGCCGAAGCGCGGGAACCTCGGGCTCGACATGATGACCCGCACGTGCACGGTCCAGACCAACCTCGACTTCGAATCCGAAGCCGACATGGTGCAGAAGTTCCGGGTCTCGTTGGCATTGCAGCCGATTGCCACCGCGCTGTTTGCCGACTCGCCGTTCACCGATGGCAAACCGAATGGCTACCTGAGCTTCCGATCCCAAGTGTGGAGCGACACCGACCCGGATCGCACCGGCATGTTGGGCTTCGTGTTCGAATCGGGGTTCAGCTTTGAACGCTATGTCGACTACTTGCTCGACGTACCAATGTACTTTGTCTACCGGAACGGCCAGTACCTGGATGCCTCCGGCCTGTCGTTCCGCGACTTCATGGCAGGCAAGCTGTCGATCCTGCCGGGCGAAAAGCCGCTGCTGACGGATTTTGCCGACCACCTGACGACCGCCTTTCCCGAGGTCCGCCTCAAGAAGTACCTCGAAATGCGGGGTGCTGATGGCGGCCCTTGGAATCGCCTCTGTGCCCTGCCGGCCTTCTGGGTGGGTCTCTTGTACGACCAAAGCGCGTTGGATGCCGCCTGGGATCTGGTCAAGGATTTCAGCCTGGAAGAACGGGAGGCACTGCGCAATGGCGTGCCGAAATACGGTCTTAAATTGCCATTCCGACATGGCACGGTGCGCGAGTTGGCGCTGGAGGCACTGAAGATTGCGGGTCAGGGTCTCAAAGCGCGGGCACGCCTCAACAGCCGCGGCGTGGACGAAACGATGTTCCTGGAACCGCTGATCGAAATCGCCCTGGCCAACGAAACGCCGGCCGAGCGCAAACTGAGCCTATTCCATGGCGCGTGGCAAGGCCGGGTGGACCCGGTGTTCGCCGAGTATGCCTACTGA
- a CDS encoding TIGR00730 family Rossman fold protein, which yields MRICVYCSSSASCDPAYHRAAYELGQFLAEGGHTLVYGGGGVGSMGAVADGALSKGGDVIGIIPRFMTVVEWQHPGLASLEVVEDMRERKHLLLTNSDAVVTLPGGCGTFEEVFEAITMKRLGLYFNPIVFVNTLGFYTGLMQFLEHSIAEKMMGHAHAAMWSIVDRPDQVLAEIARTPAWPRDARSFAAVR from the coding sequence ATGCGGATTTGCGTCTATTGCTCGTCCAGCGCGAGTTGCGACCCGGCCTACCATCGAGCCGCCTACGAACTCGGTCAGTTCTTGGCCGAAGGCGGGCACACGCTGGTGTATGGCGGCGGCGGGGTCGGATCGATGGGTGCCGTTGCTGACGGCGCACTAAGCAAAGGTGGCGACGTAATCGGCATCATTCCGCGCTTCATGACCGTAGTCGAATGGCAGCATCCGGGCCTCGCCTCTTTGGAAGTCGTCGAAGACATGCGTGAACGCAAGCATTTGCTGCTGACGAACTCTGATGCCGTGGTGACTCTGCCCGGTGGTTGCGGCACGTTCGAGGAAGTGTTCGAGGCCATCACGATGAAACGCCTGGGGCTCTATTTCAATCCGATTGTGTTCGTCAATACGCTCGGTTTCTACACGGGTTTGATGCAGTTCCTGGAGCACAGCATTGCCGAAAAGATGATGGGCCACGCGCATGCGGCAATGTGGTCAATCGTCGATCGCCCAGATCAGGTACTGGCCGAGATCGCGCGCACGCCGGCGTGGCCGCGCGATGCGCGCAGTTTCGCGGCGGTACGTTGA
- the epmA gene encoding EF-P lysine aminoacylase EpmA, whose translation MNLHALKTRAALYHGVRQFFAERGVLEVETPILSRAGNTDPNIDSFVTTFTGHRDAGPAARWLRTSPEFPLKRLLAAGAPDCYELGRVFRNGEAGSRHNPEFTMLEWYRLGIDHRQLAEEVIDLVQLALGLVGRHARVERVSYRDWFWQSLNIDPMTAPIAVLQAALGDIQINADGLNRDDWLDLLITHRLSIQVDGDLLQLVYDYPASQCALARLRTDQSIDGTTTVAERFELMLGGVELANGYHELKDATEQAERFARDHATRASRQQPLPPVDQYLLAALPGLPDCAGVAMGMDRLLLAMLGETDIRNLLAFPFAQA comes from the coding sequence ATGAATCTGCACGCGCTCAAAACTCGGGCGGCGCTCTACCACGGCGTTCGGCAGTTCTTTGCCGAGCGCGGGGTATTGGAAGTGGAGACGCCGATTCTGTCGCGGGCGGGCAATACCGATCCAAATATCGACAGTTTTGTCACCACGTTCACGGGCCATCGTGATGCCGGTCCGGCGGCGCGCTGGCTCCGCACGTCGCCGGAGTTTCCGTTGAAGCGCTTGCTCGCCGCCGGAGCACCCGACTGCTACGAGTTGGGCCGCGTGTTTCGCAACGGCGAAGCTGGCAGCCGGCATAACCCTGAGTTCACGATGCTGGAGTGGTATCGCCTGGGCATCGATCACCGGCAACTCGCCGAAGAGGTCATCGACCTCGTGCAGTTGGCCCTCGGGCTGGTCGGTCGACACGCACGCGTAGAACGGGTCAGCTATCGGGATTGGTTCTGGCAGTCGCTGAATATCGATCCGATGACCGCACCGATCGCCGTTTTGCAAGCGGCGCTTGGCGATATCCAAATCAATGCGGACGGTCTGAATCGCGATGACTGGCTCGACTTGCTGATCACGCATCGCTTGAGCATCCAGGTCGATGGCGACTTGTTGCAGTTGGTGTACGACTATCCGGCGAGCCAATGTGCGCTGGCGCGCCTGCGCACGGACCAGAGTATCGATGGAACCACGACGGTCGCCGAGCGCTTTGAGTTGATGCTGGGCGGCGTGGAACTCGCAAACGGCTACCACGAACTCAAGGATGCCACCGAGCAGGCCGAGCGCTTTGCTCGCGATCACGCCACGCGTGCGTCGCGGCAACAGCCACTGCCGCCGGTCGATCAGTACCTGCTTGCGGCTTTGCCGGGCCTGCCGGACTGCGCGGGCGTGGCCATGGGCATGGACCGGCTGCTACTCGCCATGCTTGGCGAGACGGACATTCGAAACTTGCTAGCATTCCCCTTTGCTCAGGCCTGA